The following coding sequences lie in one Zonotrichia leucophrys gambelii isolate GWCS_2022_RI chromosome 4A, RI_Zleu_2.0, whole genome shotgun sequence genomic window:
- the LOC135447865 gene encoding uncharacterized LOC128031833 homolog translates to MDSLTEQRLTSPNLPAPHLEHYSVLHCTMTLDVQTVVVFAVIVVLLLVNVILMFFLGTR, encoded by the coding sequence ATGGACAGTCTTACAGAGCAGAGGTTGACTTCTCCAAatctgccagccccacacctcGAACACTACAGTGTTCTGCATTGCACCATGACCTTGGATGTTCAAACGGTGGTCGTTTTTGCAGTGATTGTGGTGCTATTGCTTGTGAATGTCATACTCATGTTCTTCCTGGGCACTCgttaa